A window from Mesorhizobium sp. WSM2240 encodes these proteins:
- a CDS encoding xanthine dehydrogenase family protein subunit M, which yields MIRYAKPTNLNDALILLGEAQWRVLAGGTDFYPALGAKPLQENVLDVNGLGELRGIAETDGHIVIGARATWTDIVKADLPPAFDALKQAAREVGSVQIQNTATVAGNLCNASPAADGVPPLLILDADVELRSLGGTRHLALGDFILGNRRTALQPGEMVTAIRVPKSSSAGTSNFQKLGARRYLVISIAMAAARIIIEDGVVSDAAIAVGSCSAVARRLGDLEAALHGLPAGPQLARAIGGARFSELAPIDDVRGTAEYRLDAAREIVSRAIVAAIGHSATETVAA from the coding sequence GTGATCCGTTACGCGAAACCCACCAACCTCAACGATGCGCTTATCCTGCTGGGCGAGGCGCAATGGCGGGTCCTGGCCGGCGGCACGGATTTCTATCCGGCGCTGGGGGCCAAGCCTCTCCAGGAAAATGTGCTCGACGTTAACGGGCTCGGCGAATTGCGCGGGATTGCCGAGACTGACGGGCACATTGTCATCGGCGCGCGCGCGACCTGGACCGACATCGTCAAGGCGGACCTGCCGCCGGCTTTCGACGCGCTGAAGCAGGCTGCGCGCGAAGTCGGCTCAGTGCAGATCCAGAATACCGCCACCGTGGCCGGCAATCTCTGCAACGCTTCGCCGGCCGCAGATGGCGTGCCGCCGCTGCTCATCCTTGATGCGGATGTCGAGCTGCGTTCACTCGGCGGGACGCGGCATCTGGCGCTGGGCGATTTCATTCTAGGCAACCGCCGCACGGCGCTCCAACCCGGCGAAATGGTGACCGCAATCCGCGTTCCGAAAAGCTCGTCCGCCGGCACGTCGAATTTCCAGAAACTGGGCGCGCGGCGCTACCTCGTCATCTCCATAGCTATGGCCGCGGCGCGGATCATCATTGAGGATGGCGTCGTCAGTGACGCGGCGATCGCTGTCGGTTCTTGCTCCGCAGTTGCCAGGCGGCTGGGCGACTTAGAGGCGGCCTTGCATGGGTTGCCTGCCGGTCCGCAGCTTGCCCGAGCGATCGGTGGGGCGCGTTTTTCCGAACTCGCTCCGATAGACGACGTGCGTGGCACCGCCGAATACCGGCTCGACGCAGCGCGCGAGATCGTTTCCCGCGCAATAGTGGCTGCCATAGGTCATTCCGCGACCGAAACGGTGGCTGCATGA
- a CDS encoding branched-chain amino acid ABC transporter permease, whose protein sequence is MKQGNSASKVYLLHGAVIALLFALNFLLPEYHHGVLARVMVLAVFAMGYNLLFGYSGLLSLGHAMFFSAGLYGAGLTVSHLGWTMAAGFAAGLVSGALLALIIGVLALRTTGVAFMIVTMMFAQVFYLLTLYFAEWTRGDEGFVLTQNARRIDMGDLHFNLTDPATRYLAALFLFSVVLLATLAIVRSADGRVLVAIRENEERTRMLGYDTFANKLAAVVVSGVICAAAGAAYALLFGYVGSTFATVQYSILPLLWVLLGGAATTLGPLIGTLFMFYVVDITSGYTSAYLLIVGIALILLVLYFPKGILGTVRERWIRWLP, encoded by the coding sequence ATGAAGCAGGGAAACTCGGCCAGCAAAGTCTATTTGCTGCACGGGGCAGTCATCGCTCTGCTGTTCGCGCTGAACTTCCTTCTGCCCGAATATCACCACGGCGTGCTGGCGCGCGTCATGGTGCTCGCGGTATTTGCCATGGGCTACAATTTGCTGTTCGGCTATTCCGGCTTGCTCAGCCTCGGCCACGCAATGTTCTTCTCGGCGGGGCTTTACGGCGCGGGACTGACCGTCTCGCATCTCGGCTGGACCATGGCGGCTGGCTTTGCCGCAGGCCTCGTTTCCGGCGCGCTGCTCGCCTTGATCATAGGCGTGCTTGCGCTGCGTACAACCGGCGTCGCCTTCATGATCGTCACCATGATGTTCGCCCAGGTGTTCTATTTGCTGACGCTCTATTTCGCGGAATGGACGCGCGGCGACGAGGGTTTTGTGCTCACCCAGAATGCACGCAGGATCGATATGGGTGACCTGCATTTCAATCTGACAGACCCGGCGACCCGATACCTGGCCGCGCTGTTCCTTTTCTCCGTCGTGCTTCTGGCGACTCTGGCGATCGTCCGCTCGGCGGATGGAAGGGTACTGGTGGCTATCCGCGAAAATGAGGAGCGCACGCGGATGCTCGGCTACGATACGTTTGCCAACAAGCTCGCTGCCGTCGTCGTTTCGGGCGTGATCTGCGCAGCCGCAGGCGCTGCCTATGCGCTCCTGTTCGGCTATGTCGGCTCGACTTTCGCCACGGTGCAATATTCAATCCTGCCGCTGCTCTGGGTGCTGCTCGGCGGCGCGGCGACCACTCTGGGCCCGCTGATTGGGACCCTTTTCATGTTCTATGTGGTCGACATCACCAGCGGCTACACATCCGCTTACCTCCTGATTGTTGGCATCGCGCTGATCCTGCTCGTGCTCTATTTCCCGAAGGGCATATTGGGCACGGTGCGCGAGCGGTGGATAAGATGGCTGCCATGA
- the speB gene encoding agmatinase, with product MGYDRGKLEALRQKYGESHGGELFNPQFRRVADKIFTKSGTRLAPYSGIPTFLTAPYLPVDHDDPDFGDLQVAMVGVPMDLGVTNRPGSRFGPRALRAIERIGPYNHVLDCAPVQDLRVADIGDVRFQSRYRLELSHDDIERRINQIVEAGVIPLSVGGDHSISHPILKAVGRERPVGMIHIDAHCDTGGAYDLTKFHHGGPFRNAVLDGVLDPTRTIQIGIRGSAEYLWEFTYESGMTVIHAEEISGMGIPAVIEKAKKIIGDGPTYLSFDVDSLDPAFAPGTGTPEVGGLTTREVLEIIRGFKGVNLVGGDVVEVAPQYDSTTNTAHASAQVLFEILSLMVFSPAITGKGA from the coding sequence ATGGGCTACGATCGCGGAAAGCTCGAAGCGCTTCGCCAGAAATATGGCGAAAGCCATGGCGGCGAACTGTTCAACCCGCAGTTCCGGCGCGTCGCCGACAAGATCTTCACCAAGAGCGGCACACGGCTTGCGCCCTATTCGGGCATCCCGACATTCCTCACCGCACCCTATTTGCCGGTCGACCACGACGATCCGGATTTCGGCGACCTGCAGGTCGCTATGGTCGGCGTGCCGATGGATCTCGGCGTCACCAATCGGCCGGGCTCACGCTTCGGTCCGCGCGCGCTGCGCGCCATCGAACGCATCGGTCCCTACAACCACGTGCTCGATTGCGCCCCGGTGCAGGATCTACGTGTTGCCGACATTGGCGACGTCCGCTTCCAGAGCCGCTACCGGCTTGAGCTCAGTCATGACGACATCGAGCGCCGCATCAATCAGATCGTCGAAGCCGGCGTCATCCCGCTGTCTGTCGGCGGCGACCATTCGATCAGCCATCCGATCCTGAAGGCGGTCGGCAGGGAGCGGCCTGTCGGCATGATCCACATCGACGCGCATTGCGACACCGGCGGCGCTTACGATTTGACCAAGTTCCACCATGGCGGACCGTTCCGGAACGCGGTGCTCGACGGCGTGCTCGACCCGACGCGCACCATCCAGATCGGCATTCGCGGCTCTGCCGAATATCTGTGGGAGTTCACCTACGAGTCCGGCATGACCGTCATTCACGCCGAGGAAATTTCCGGCATGGGCATTCCGGCCGTCATCGAAAAAGCGAAAAAGATTATCGGCGACGGCCCGACCTACCTGTCCTTCGACGTTGACAGTCTCGACCCGGCCTTTGCACCGGGTACCGGCACGCCGGAAGTCGGCGGGCTGACGACGCGCGAGGTGCTCGAAATTATCCGCGGGTTCAAGGGCGTCAATCTAGTCGGCGGCGACGTCGTCGAGGTCGCGCCGCAATATGACTCCACCACCAACACTGCCCATGCCAGCGCGCAGGTCCTGTTCGAGATCCTGAGCCTGATGGTGTTCAGCCCGGCTATCACAGGCAAGGGAGCCTGA
- a CDS encoding ABC transporter ATP-binding protein: protein MTPLLTTRGLCKNYGGLRAVDGVDFAVMPGEIRAVIGPNGAGKTTFVSLICGRVPPSSGQIVFDGNDITDLPAHERVRRGIAYTFQITSVFSNLTAYDNVALPVQRTLTDRRSRGHLHSGVMSALERTGLADRADRIAGALSYGHQRLLEVAMGLALKPRLLILDEPTQGLSDGEIEGFMQLVREIARDATVLLIEHNMQVVMGLADRITVMNAGKILAEGTPDQIRANAEVQRAYLGTEA from the coding sequence ATGACGCCGCTGCTGACGACACGAGGCCTGTGCAAGAACTACGGCGGCCTGCGCGCCGTCGACGGCGTCGACTTTGCTGTCATGCCCGGCGAGATCCGGGCCGTGATCGGACCCAACGGAGCCGGCAAGACAACCTTCGTCAGCCTGATTTGCGGCCGTGTGCCCCCCTCCTCCGGCCAGATCGTCTTCGACGGCAACGACATCACCGACCTGCCGGCGCATGAACGCGTGCGGCGCGGCATCGCCTACACATTCCAGATCACCAGCGTGTTTTCCAATCTCACCGCCTACGACAATGTCGCGTTGCCGGTGCAGCGCACGCTGACCGACAGGCGCTCCAGGGGGCACCTGCATTCCGGGGTAATGTCGGCGCTCGAGCGCACCGGCCTCGCCGACCGTGCGGACAGGATTGCCGGGGCGTTGTCCTACGGCCACCAGCGCTTGCTCGAAGTGGCGATGGGCTTGGCGCTGAAGCCGCGTTTGCTCATCCTCGACGAGCCGACGCAAGGTTTGTCCGACGGCGAGATCGAAGGTTTTATGCAGCTTGTGCGGGAAATCGCGCGCGACGCGACGGTGCTCCTGATCGAACACAATATGCAGGTGGTGATGGGGCTGGCCGACCGCATAACCGTTATGAACGCCGGCAAAATCCTGGCCGAGGGGACCCCCGACCAGATCCGCGCCAATGCCGAGGTCCAGCGCGCCTATCTCGGGACGGAAGCATGA
- a CDS encoding extracellular solute-binding protein: protein MKRVLNGQVSRRAVLGAGLAGVGMLAMPSILRAQDKSLKIGVYGGYFKNSFDENIFPEFTKATGIAVESIAEPTGEAWLVQLEQAAKAGQAPADVSMMSQTSTLKGLGTELWTPIDPARIKSFDSLLPHFSSKYPDGRIAGVGAVAWYITLVTNTDVYKEPPTSWADMWDPATKDKLGLLALASNSFLLEVTSTTFMGGTNALDSEEGILKAMEKLAELKPNVRLWYRDEAQFEQALKSGEIPMGQYYHDVTGLAAADGQPVRSTFPKEGGIQDSGNWVLSRASEKIDEAHVFIDYMSQPAIQGLMSRKVGTAPTLKKDVLDLTAEEFAAVSSEIPPILPRYDLYTTKSDWINQKWTELIVAA from the coding sequence ATGAAACGAGTTCTGAATGGCCAAGTGAGCCGCCGTGCGGTGCTGGGCGCGGGCCTTGCCGGTGTTGGCATGCTGGCGATGCCGTCCATCCTGCGGGCTCAGGACAAGTCGCTGAAGATCGGCGTCTATGGCGGCTATTTCAAAAATTCCTTCGACGAGAACATCTTTCCGGAGTTCACCAAGGCGACCGGCATCGCCGTCGAATCGATCGCCGAGCCGACCGGTGAGGCCTGGCTGGTGCAGCTCGAACAGGCCGCCAAGGCCGGCCAAGCTCCGGCAGACGTTTCGATGATGTCGCAGACCTCCACCCTGAAGGGCCTCGGGACCGAATTGTGGACGCCGATTGACCCGGCCAGGATCAAGAGCTTTGACAGCCTGCTCCCGCATTTCTCCAGCAAGTATCCGGATGGCCGCATCGCCGGCGTCGGGGCAGTGGCGTGGTACATCACGCTGGTCACCAACACCGACGTTTACAAGGAGCCTCCGACGTCCTGGGCCGACATGTGGGATCCAGCCACCAAGGACAAGCTCGGCCTTCTTGCGCTCGCCTCCAACTCTTTCCTGCTCGAAGTGACCTCCACGACCTTCATGGGCGGCACCAACGCGCTCGACTCCGAGGAAGGCATCCTCAAGGCGATGGAAAAGCTTGCCGAACTGAAGCCGAACGTCCGCCTCTGGTACCGCGACGAGGCCCAGTTCGAGCAGGCGCTGAAGTCCGGCGAAATCCCGATGGGCCAATACTATCACGACGTGACGGGCCTCGCCGCAGCCGACGGCCAGCCGGTCCGCTCGACCTTCCCGAAGGAAGGCGGCATCCAGGATTCGGGCAACTGGGTTCTGTCGCGCGCTTCCGAAAAGATCGACGAAGCCCATGTCTTCATCGACTATATGAGCCAGCCGGCTATCCAGGGGCTGATGTCGCGCAAGGTCGGCACGGCACCGACCTTGAAGAAGGACGTGCTCGACCTGACGGCCGAGGAATTCGCGGCTGTGTCGTCGGAGATTCCGCCGATCCTGCCGCGCTACGACCTCTACACCACCAAGTCCGACTGGATAAACCAGAAGTGGACCGAGCTGATCGTCGCGGCGTAG
- the gcvA gene encoding transcriptional regulator GcvA — translation MAKRLPPLNPLRAFEATARHGSLTKAAGELNVTHGAISHQIRALEQSLKVKLFDRAGQKLKLSPHGAELLPAVSTAFDGIAAATQRMTRPCSSGALSVSCVPALLSLWLIPRLGSFTAQYPDIRLKLVGSNDAADIRSPDIDVCLHYGDGSWTDCWLKKWSDLELFPVVSPTLINNRPIRTVRDLADHVMLHADDGREWHTWLAAADALDLARGQRHHMSDAHLAIGAAIHGHGVALGDSVTASGLLAKGQLVTPFNLSVPAVDAFYVVCRNEVKSAPIAQVFIDWLFAERDQSAGGADAAVAGQIAIRRRRSPQKQGAVAAG, via the coding sequence ATGGCCAAACGCCTGCCGCCGCTCAACCCGTTGCGGGCCTTCGAGGCGACCGCCAGGCATGGCTCGCTCACCAAGGCGGCGGGCGAACTCAACGTCACGCATGGCGCAATCAGCCACCAGATCCGCGCGCTGGAACAGTCGCTCAAGGTAAAACTGTTCGACCGCGCCGGGCAGAAGCTGAAGCTGTCGCCGCATGGGGCCGAGCTTTTGCCGGCCGTCTCAACCGCTTTCGACGGCATCGCCGCCGCCACCCAGCGCATGACGCGGCCGTGCAGTTCCGGCGCGCTGTCGGTCAGCTGCGTACCGGCTTTGCTGTCGCTGTGGCTGATCCCCAGGCTCGGCAGCTTCACCGCGCAATATCCCGACATCAGGCTGAAGCTCGTCGGCTCCAACGACGCGGCAGACATTCGCTCACCCGACATCGACGTCTGCCTGCACTATGGCGACGGAAGCTGGACCGATTGCTGGCTGAAGAAATGGTCGGATTTGGAGCTGTTTCCGGTGGTCAGCCCGACACTGATCAATAACCGGCCGATCCGCACCGTTCGCGATCTTGCGGACCACGTGATGCTGCATGCCGACGACGGGCGTGAATGGCACACATGGCTCGCGGCCGCTGACGCGCTGGATCTCGCCCGCGGGCAGCGTCACCATATGAGCGACGCGCATCTGGCGATCGGGGCGGCGATTCACGGCCATGGTGTGGCGCTGGGCGATTCCGTCACCGCCAGTGGCCTGCTCGCCAAAGGTCAGTTGGTCACGCCGTTCAACCTGTCGGTGCCGGCCGTCGACGCCTTCTACGTGGTGTGCCGCAACGAGGTGAAGTCGGCGCCGATCGCCCAGGTGTTCATCGACTGGCTGTTCGCCGAGCGGGACCAGTCGGCCGGCGGCGCGGATGCGGCGGTCGCCGGCCAGATCGCGATCCGCCGACGCCGCTCGCCGCAGAAGCAAGGCGCGGTTGCCGCGGGGTAG
- a CDS encoding ABC transporter substrate-binding protein has translation MIDQSRNSGLKGLNRRTALKGLAASAGLMAAPGFVRYSQAQSSAPIKIGFQAHRTGIGAAYGRWYEKTTAAALKLINEAGGINGRPVEIITEDDGTDPKRGAEVVGKFASQHKTDIVFGTLFSHVVIGSAPTAGELKMPYYVVSEGHHVASTKMNRYCFQPGITDVKSQVISMAPWIAGNVGKKITMIYPDFAFGHDHRDYFTPAIKAQGGEVIAQIPIPPTESSFTRYFPQIPAETEVIYHVMVGPAVLTFVKELGEFYGTNRPQLFGFIDSLEAVDMASPGLEFLEGSHFWEGMPRYLQPDASEAVKFYRDAVGIDENGAAVGDPKDVSTASHMFGCWETLYVIKQAMEAAGYQGPDDRAKLVEATEALTEFKEGKEHPQGDKIFNGKIHQCFGHQNISIVEGGKLKVVHRTSIEDGLYEPEGDYTTQPL, from the coding sequence ATGATCGACCAGTCCAGGAATTCGGGCCTGAAAGGCCTGAACCGCCGCACCGCGCTGAAAGGACTGGCCGCGTCGGCCGGCCTGATGGCGGCGCCCGGCTTCGTACGCTATTCGCAGGCGCAAAGCTCGGCTCCGATCAAGATCGGCTTTCAGGCGCACCGCACCGGCATCGGCGCCGCTTATGGGCGCTGGTACGAGAAGACTACCGCCGCCGCGCTCAAGCTCATCAACGAGGCAGGCGGCATTAACGGCCGGCCTGTCGAGATCATCACCGAGGATGACGGCACCGATCCCAAGCGCGGCGCTGAGGTGGTGGGCAAATTCGCCAGCCAGCACAAGACCGATATCGTCTTCGGCACGCTGTTTTCGCATGTCGTGATCGGCTCCGCGCCGACCGCCGGTGAACTGAAGATGCCCTACTACGTGGTCAGCGAAGGCCATCACGTCGCCTCGACCAAGATGAACCGCTATTGCTTCCAGCCGGGCATCACCGACGTGAAGAGCCAGGTGATCTCGATGGCCCCGTGGATCGCGGGCAATGTGGGCAAGAAGATTACGATGATCTATCCCGACTTCGCCTTCGGCCACGATCACCGCGATTATTTCACGCCGGCCATTAAGGCGCAGGGCGGTGAAGTCATCGCCCAGATCCCGATTCCGCCGACCGAAAGTTCCTTCACGCGCTACTTCCCGCAGATACCGGCGGAAACCGAGGTGATCTACCACGTCATGGTCGGCCCTGCGGTCCTCACCTTCGTGAAGGAACTCGGCGAGTTCTACGGTACAAACCGGCCGCAGCTGTTCGGCTTCATCGACTCGCTCGAAGCAGTCGACATGGCGAGCCCCGGCCTCGAATTCCTCGAAGGCAGCCATTTCTGGGAAGGCATGCCGCGCTATCTCCAGCCGGACGCCTCCGAAGCCGTGAAATTCTACCGCGACGCGGTGGGTATCGACGAGAATGGTGCGGCGGTCGGCGATCCCAAGGATGTGTCGACGGCCTCTCACATGTTCGGCTGCTGGGAGACACTCTATGTTATCAAGCAAGCGATGGAGGCGGCGGGCTATCAGGGTCCGGACGACCGCGCCAAACTCGTCGAGGCAACGGAAGCGCTGACGGAATTCAAGGAAGGCAAGGAACACCCGCAGGGCGACAAGATTTTCAACGGCAAGATCCACCAATGCTTCGGCCACCAGAACATCTCGATCGTCGAGGGCGGCAAGCTGAAGGTCGTGCACCGGACCTCGATCGAGGACGGCCTCTACGAGCCTGAAGGCGATTACACCACGCAGCCGCTGTAA
- a CDS encoding ABC transporter ATP-binding protein, which yields MTAALTISGLDCFYGEVQVLHGLNLELRKGEVLCLLGRNGAGKTTTLKAIMGLVKARSGSIMLGDSDLTKLAVHDVPKAGVAYVPQGRRLFAEMTVAENVEIGLMTRGKGEQTRQSVLELFPLLRDRLRQRSGTLSGGEQQMLAMARALCLEPDVLLLDEPTEGLMPSMIAKIRETVAKLRERGVSTILVEQRVDAVLSVADRVSFIENGRNRETVGVEKLREDPAFVQRYVGVG from the coding sequence ATGACGGCCGCGCTGACGATTTCCGGGCTCGACTGCTTCTACGGCGAGGTGCAGGTACTGCACGGCTTGAACCTTGAACTCAGGAAAGGCGAGGTGCTCTGCCTGCTCGGCCGAAACGGCGCAGGCAAGACAACGACGCTGAAAGCGATCATGGGACTGGTGAAAGCACGCTCCGGCTCGATCATGCTTGGCGACAGCGACTTGACGAAACTTGCCGTGCATGACGTGCCCAAGGCCGGCGTCGCCTATGTACCGCAGGGTCGGCGGCTGTTCGCCGAAATGACGGTCGCCGAAAACGTCGAAATCGGGCTGATGACGCGCGGCAAGGGTGAACAGACCCGCCAAAGCGTGCTCGAGCTTTTTCCGCTGCTGCGCGACCGGCTTCGCCAGCGTTCCGGAACCCTGTCGGGCGGCGAGCAGCAGATGCTGGCGATGGCCCGGGCGCTGTGTCTCGAACCCGACGTGTTGCTGCTCGACGAGCCCACCGAAGGGCTGATGCCGTCGATGATCGCGAAGATACGCGAGACGGTGGCTAAACTGCGCGAACGCGGCGTTTCCACTATTCTGGTCGAGCAGCGGGTCGACGCCGTCCTGTCCGTCGCCGACCGCGTGTCGTTTATCGAGAACGGCCGCAACCGCGAGACCGTCGGCGTGGAAAAACTGCGCGAGGATCCGGCCTTTGTGCAGCGCTATGTCGGGGTGGGATAA
- the pncA gene encoding bifunctional nicotinamidase/pyrazinamidase: protein MNEQALIVIDMQNDFCPGGALPVAGGHEIVPLVNDLIARFEHVVLTQDWHPAGHASFASGHPGKQPFETIQMPYGGQTLWPDHCIQGTEGAAFHPALEWTKAEMVIRKGFRTAIDSYSAFYENDHATPTGLAGYLRERGIGEITLVGLATDYCVAYSALDAVHQGFHTTVRLDASRAIDLGGSLKQMTDTMREAGVRLV, encoded by the coding sequence ATGAACGAGCAGGCATTGATCGTCATCGACATGCAGAACGATTTCTGCCCCGGCGGTGCGCTTCCGGTGGCCGGCGGGCACGAGATCGTGCCGCTGGTCAACGACCTGATTGCACGCTTCGAGCATGTTGTCCTGACGCAGGACTGGCACCCTGCCGGTCACGCGAGCTTCGCGTCGGGCCATCCCGGCAAACAGCCATTCGAGACGATCCAGATGCCTTATGGCGGCCAGACGCTGTGGCCCGACCACTGCATCCAGGGCACGGAGGGCGCAGCATTCCACCCGGCCCTTGAATGGACGAAGGCCGAAATGGTCATCCGCAAGGGATTCCGTACGGCGATCGACAGCTATTCGGCGTTCTACGAAAACGACCACGCAACGCCGACCGGCCTCGCCGGCTATCTGCGCGAAAGGGGCATCGGCGAGATTACGCTGGTCGGGCTGGCGACGGATTATTGCGTCGCCTACTCGGCACTCGATGCGGTGCATCAGGGATTTCATACGACCGTGCGGCTTGACGCCAGCCGCGCCATCGATCTCGGTGGCTCGCTGAAGCAGATGACGGACACGATGCGCGAAGCGGGAGTGCGACTGGTCTAA
- a CDS encoding branched-chain amino acid ABC transporter permease: MSFGPHLLLATLEGLVTSAVLALTALGLSLVFGVMRVVNVAHGEFFMLGAVLAWWIASLATGHPAIGFLLALGVSPLIVGAIALVAERLVLRRLDYNPEATIVATIGMLYIIQQLALTFYGPEARPVEAPFSYRILFPWFGYSGYKLSVIAFSAIMLLATLFVLTRTKIGLVMRATQYDSETAQAFGIPVGRVYAGVFALGAMLAAIAAVLIVPIQQAHYLMGLDPLLLSFIVVIIGGLGSLRGTVVAAVLIGLSDGIISVFFSPTLAKIIATMIVAMVLVFRPQGLFGTAAR; the protein is encoded by the coding sequence ATGTCCTTCGGCCCCCATCTCCTCCTCGCCACGCTTGAAGGCCTCGTCACCTCCGCGGTGCTGGCGCTAACGGCGCTGGGCCTGTCGCTGGTGTTCGGCGTCATGCGTGTGGTCAATGTCGCGCATGGCGAGTTTTTCATGCTAGGAGCGGTTCTCGCCTGGTGGATCGCGTCGCTGGCCACCGGCCATCCGGCGATCGGCTTTCTGCTGGCGCTCGGGGTCAGTCCGCTCATCGTTGGCGCGATCGCGCTGGTTGCAGAGCGGCTGGTGCTGCGAAGGCTGGACTACAATCCCGAAGCCACTATCGTCGCCACTATCGGCATGCTCTACATCATCCAGCAGTTGGCGTTGACGTTCTATGGTCCCGAGGCGCGGCCGGTCGAGGCGCCGTTCAGCTATCGCATCCTGTTCCCGTGGTTCGGCTATTCCGGCTACAAGCTCTCGGTCATCGCCTTCTCCGCAATCATGCTTCTGGCCACCTTGTTCGTGCTGACCCGCACGAAGATCGGCCTGGTCATGCGCGCCACGCAATACGACAGCGAAACCGCGCAGGCCTTCGGAATCCCGGTCGGCCGCGTCTATGCCGGCGTCTTCGCGCTGGGCGCGATGTTGGCGGCAATCGCCGCGGTACTGATCGTGCCGATCCAGCAGGCGCATTACCTGATGGGGCTCGACCCGCTGCTCCTTTCCTTCATCGTTGTGATCATAGGCGGCCTGGGATCGCTGCGCGGCACCGTCGTCGCAGCCGTGCTGATAGGCCTGAGCGACGGCATCATCTCGGTGTTCTTCTCGCCGACGCTCGCCAAGATCATCGCCACGATGATCGTCGCCATGGTGCTGGTATTCCGGCCGCAGGGCCTGTTCGGCACGGCGGCCAGATGA
- the pncB gene encoding nicotinate phosphoribosyltransferase, translated as MARTDIARRVYNHTWKLDPIVRSLLDTDFYKLLMLQMIWGMYPKVDATFSLINRATSVRLADEIDEQELRAQLDHVRTLRFTKKEMIWLGGNTFYGRKQIFEPEFLAWLEDFQLPEYELRKRDGQFELEFHGPWMYTTMWEIPALAIINELRSRAAMKAFGPFALDVLYARAKAKMWAKTERLKKLPGIRISDFGTRRRHSFLWQRWCVEALKEGIGEAFTGTSNVKLAMDTDLEALGTNAHELPMVLAALADSEAELRKAPYKVLRDWQRYYGGNLLIVLPDAFGTAAFLRDAPDWVADWTGFRPDSAPPIEGGERILSWWREKGKDPRGKLLIFSDGLEVDTIIETYKHFEGKVRMSFGWGTNLTNDFEDCAPQETDGLKAISLVCKVTEANGRPAVKLADNPAKATGDPREIERYLRIFGKKDRVEQLVKV; from the coding sequence GTGGCACGGACGGACATTGCGCGGCGCGTCTACAACCACACCTGGAAGCTCGATCCGATCGTGCGCAGCCTGCTCGACACGGATTTCTACAAGCTCCTGATGCTGCAGATGATCTGGGGTATGTATCCCAAGGTTGACGCGACCTTCTCGCTTATCAACCGCGCCACCTCGGTCAGGCTTGCCGACGAGATCGACGAGCAGGAGCTGCGTGCGCAACTCGACCATGTCCGCACGCTGCGCTTCACCAAGAAGGAAATGATCTGGCTGGGCGGCAATACTTTTTATGGCCGCAAGCAGATATTCGAGCCGGAGTTCCTGGCGTGGCTGGAGGATTTCCAGCTGCCGGAGTACGAGCTGCGCAAGCGAGACGGGCAGTTCGAACTCGAATTCCACGGGCCGTGGATGTACACGACGATGTGGGAGATACCCGCGCTCGCCATCATCAACGAGCTGCGCTCGCGCGCGGCGATGAAGGCCTTCGGGCCCTTCGCGCTCGACGTGCTCTATGCCCGCGCGAAAGCAAAGATGTGGGCCAAGACGGAGCGGCTGAAGAAGTTGCCAGGTATCCGCATCTCGGATTTCGGGACACGCCGGCGGCACAGTTTTCTGTGGCAGCGCTGGTGTGTCGAGGCCCTGAAGGAAGGCATTGGCGAGGCCTTCACCGGCACCAGCAACGTCAAGCTAGCTATGGACACCGACCTCGAGGCGCTCGGCACCAATGCGCACGAACTGCCGATGGTGCTGGCGGCGCTCGCCGACAGCGAGGCGGAGCTCAGGAAGGCGCCCTACAAGGTACTGCGGGACTGGCAGCGCTACTATGGCGGCAATCTTTTGATCGTGCTGCCCGATGCCTTCGGCACTGCGGCCTTTCTGCGCGACGCGCCGGACTGGGTGGCCGACTGGACCGGCTTCCGCCCGGACAGCGCTCCACCGATCGAGGGCGGCGAGCGCATCCTCTCCTGGTGGCGCGAGAAGGGCAAGGATCCCCGCGGCAAGCTTCTGATCTTTTCGGATGGGCTGGAGGTCGACACGATCATCGAGACCTACAAGCATTTCGAGGGAAAGGTGCGCATGTCCTTCGGCTGGGGCACCAATCTGACCAATGATTTCGAAGATTGCGCGCCGCAGGAGACGGACGGCCTGAAGGCGATTTCGCTGGTCTGTAAGGTGACAGAGGCGAACGGCCGGCCGGCCGTCAAGCTGGCCGACAATCCGGCCAAGGCCACCGGCGACCCGCGCGAAATCGAGCGCTATTTGCGGATATTCGGCAAGAAGGACCGGGTGGAGCAATTGGTGAAGGTTTAA